GCTGACATTTGAATAAGCGATCGGCTTCGCATAAGGATCAAGCAGAACAACTGGATGGTCGATCGTTTCTGCAATGTTCCTCATCAATCCCTCCATCCCCTTGCCTCTCATCACATGATCGGTAAAGCGCTTATGCGTCTCCAATGCTTCCTTCAATTCATTGGTACGCCGGTCGAGAATACTGCTCAAAATTTCATTGACAATATCCCCAAGAGAATTATCTGCAGGAATTTCAATGATTGGAAACCCGAGACTATCTCCTTCCCGCAATACCTCACCAGGGATCTCCTGTAAAAAACGCTTCGTTTTAATTCCGAGTGCAGCACATCCCTGACTATCCATATGTCGAACGAGGTCTACGAGCTCCGCAGGATTTTTCCGAACATGATAGGCAGTCGTGACAAGCATTTCATCCTGTTTCAAAAAGCGCGCGATGTCAGGTGCATCCATCATATTGACATGGAGCACTTCCCGGTCGATCCCCGTGACACCGGCAATCACTCTGCTGCCGCTCAACGCCGGAACATCTAAAACATTTTTTACTTTCAAACGAGTATCCCCCTAACTATTATTGCGTACATTTTATCACAAATTTCTGATAATTTATTGATGTTGCACAAATAAATGAGCAAAATCCTACATAATTGCCAATGATGTTCTTCCTGTCTATTGATACACTTACAACTACTATTATGGTTACAGGACCTTTCCTGTCTCCATTACCAGACAAAGGATGGATAGGAATGAATACCAATACGGGAAGAGATCAAATCAATATTCCTGCAAACGAGGAACTGATCGAGTGGCTGGCATCCTACGGTAAAACAAAAGACGGAGGTGTCGAACGCCTCCTCTATACGGAGGCTTGGCTGAGTGCCCAGAACGCTTTGAAGGAACGCATGGAATCTATCGGACTCACTTCCCGCTTTGACAGTGTCGGCAATCTTTTTGGGAGATTGGAAGGAAGTGAGCCGGAAGCGGACTGCGTCCTGACCGGTTCTCATATCGATACCGTAAGGAACGGAGGCAAATATGACGGCGCCTATGGAATCATTGCGGGTCTGATTGCCGTTCAGCGACTAATGACTGAATTCGGAAGACCGAAGCGCTCGATTGAAATCGTTTCTCTCTGCGAAGAAGAGGGCAGCAGGTTTCCCATTACCTTCTGGGGTTCCGGACACATTACAGGACGATATGGTTTGGAGGATGGATCCAACATCCAGGATCATAACGGTATTTCCTTATATGAAGCGATGAAAGCATGCGGCTTCGATCCTGCCCGGTACACTTCCCCCGTTCGGAAGGATATCCATCGTTTCTTTGAGTGTCATATTGAACAGGGAATCGTCCTTGAAAAAACCGGATCAGCGCTGGGTATCGTCCGCCATATCGTCGGACAGAAACGCTTCACCATAAAAGTTAATGGAGAAAGCAATCACGCAGGTACGACACCAATGCCTTTTCGAAAAGATGCCCTCGCCGTTTCAGCGGATATCATTCATTTCATTACGAAAACGGCTGCATCCACACACCCGGACCTCGTCGCCACAGTCGGGCAGATCCGGGCGGTACCGAACGTTCCCAACGTCATTGCAGGGGAAGCCCTTTTCACCCTTGACGTCCGCCACCAGGATAACGACATTCTCCAGGAATATTGTGAGGAAATCCACCGTTACTGTCTTCACTGCGAAGCCGCCTATCTCATGTCTGTCGATATGAAGCCATGGCTTGAGGTAACGCCGGCAGAACTGGATCCGTCTCTGTTTCAATTAGCCTGCCATACGGCTGACAGGATGAACATTAACGCGAGAACGATCATCAGTGGAGCCGGACATGACGCACAGGTTTTCGCTCCTTTCTGTCCAACCTCTCTCCTATTCGTCCCGAGTCGAAATGGACGAAGCCACTGCCCGGAAGAATATACACCCCCCGAGGAACTGGAAAAGGGAATTGAGCTGCTCACAAGTATGCTTTATCAATCTGCTTATGTATAAGAAGGGAGAAAGAATATGACCTACCGTGACTTAAACACTCCAATACGAACCATTATGACACCAGGACCTGTGGAGGTGGACCCTCGAGTGCTTCGAGCCATGAGCACACCGATCGTCGGACAATTTGACCCCGCCTTTACCGCCATTATGAACGAAGTAATGGAAATGCTCCGGCAAACGTTTCAGACAAAGAACAAATGGGCATTTCCCGTCGACGGTACATCGAGATCCGGAATAGAAGCGATGCTGTGCAGCATCATCGAGCCGGGCGACAACGTTCTCGTCCCGATTTTCGGACGGTTCGGCTATCTTTTGACGGAAATCTGCGAGCGGTACGGAGCAGAGGTACACACGATGGAATGCCCCTGGGGAGAAGTGTTCGAGGAGGAGCAGGTAATCAAAGAAATAGAACGAATTTCTCCTAAAATCGTTGCCCTTGTCCACGGAGAGACATCGACCGGCCGGATGCAGCCTATGACGAAGATAGGACACGCATGTCGACAGGCGGGCGCCCTTTTTATTGTCGATGCTGTTGCCTCCATAGGTGGAGTGGAAATTAAAGTAGACGAATGGGAGATCGACGGAATTGTCGGCGGAACACAAAAATGCCTTTCCGTACCTTCCGGAATGGCACCGCTCACTTATAACGAACGAATTGAGGAACTAATCCGAGCGAGGAAGAAAGTCGAACGCGGCATCTCGACAGAAGGGGACCGCGAAAAAGAAGGACTCAGATCCAAACCATTTATTAAGAGCAACTACCTGGATTTAAGTATGCTGCAGGAGTATTGGGGGCCTAGAAGGCTGAATCACCACACAGAAGCTACGACCATGCTGTATGCTCTGAGAGAAGGCTTGCGCATCGTTCTGGAAGAAGGGCTGGAATATAGGTTTGAACGCCACAAGCACCATGAGTCCGCCCTCATCAAAGGATTAGAAGCAATGGGGCTGCAAATCTTCGGCAATCCAGCCTGCAAACTTCCGACCGTAACGTGTGTGACGATACCTTCTGAGATTGATGGGGAATCGGTACGAAGGATGCTGCTTGATGAATTCGGAATCGAGATCGCAAGTTCATTCGGTCTTCTCCAAGGAAAAATATGGAGAATAGGGACGATGGGTTACAGCTGCCGGAAGGAAAACATCCTTCGCACATTGAGCGCGTTGGAAGCTGTTCTCATCCGACACGGCACAGATATCCAGCCTGGAAAAGCACTGCAGGCTGCTTTGGACAGCTACGGCGTACAGACATTCAGAAAGTCAGCGCAGCACTGACAGAAAGGGGACAGCTGATATGAATGGAACGTTGGACTTAATAATAAAACAGGCGTCTGTCGTTTTAGAAAGCGGTATCCTACAGAAGGATATCGGTATTAAAAACGGGAAGGTCGTCTCTATCGAAGATACGCTTTCCCAACCGGCCGCCGATGTGTATGATGCCTCCGGGCTGCATCTGTTCCCAGGGATGATCGACACCCATGTCCATTTCAATGAACCGGGCCGGGAAGAATGGGAAGGGTTCGCTACCGGCTCACGCATGATGGCCGCCGGGGGCGCAACGATGTTCTTCGATATGCCTTTGAACGGCATACCGTCCACCACCACACGCGGAGCCCTCATCGAAAAGCAAAGAGTAGCAGCTCAAAAATCACTCATAGATTTCAGATTATGGGGTGGTTTGGTCCCCGGAAATGAACACCACCTCGCGTCCATGGCGGAGGAGGGGGTGATCGGCTTTAAAGCCTTTCTTTCTGAGACAGGAAACGATGAATTTGAAGCAGTCGATGACCATACCTTGATTCAAGGAATGAAAGAAATCGCAAAAACAGGAAAAGTCCTGGCTTTGCATGCTGAAAGTGGACCAATGACTGCATTTCTAACAAAGGAATTTTCCAAAAGAGGTAATGGTACACCGGAGGAATACCTCGCTTCCAGACCTGTCGAAGCAGAACTGGAAGCAGTGGAAAGAGCTATTTATTATGCAGAGATAGTGAAATGCCCTCTCCATTTCGTCCATATAAGCAGCAAGAGATCCTTAGAAAGGATTGAAGCAGCGAAAGCAAAGGGCATGGACATTACAGTCGAAACATGTGCCCACTATTTATTATTCAACCATATCGCATTAAAGCAAAAAGGAGCCATCGCTAAATGCGCTCCACCACTGCGCTCCGAAGAGGAGCAAAAAGAATTGATTGAACTGGTGATGGAAGAGCGATTCGATTTCATTACTTCCGATCACTCTCCATGCCCCCCCGATATGAAATCATCGGACAACTTGTTTGAGTCATGGGGCGGTATCAGTGGTGGACAATTCACCCTACTATCTATGGTCGAGCTTGCCGTCACTTATAATATTCCTTTTGAAAAAATTGCTTCGTTGACTGCCGGCAATGCTGCAAGGCGGTTTCAATTGGAAAACAAAGGACATATCCGAATTGGTAACGATGCAGATTTCGCCTTAGTGAACACCAGAAGACCCTTCACCGTGACAGAGGACAACTTCCGGGCTAAGCATAAGCACAGCATATATATGGGACACACTTTTCCGTGCACGATCGAAGCATCTCTGTCACGCGGGAGGATGGTTTTCAAGCAAGACTACGAAAAGCAACGCACTCATTAAAAGAAACCAGGGCTCCATCCTGCTAAAGGACGGTCACCCTGGTTTCTTTTCTTTCCACTGGATTTTCCAATG
This sequence is a window from Bacillus sp. SB49. Protein-coding genes within it:
- a CDS encoding M20 family metallo-hydrolase, which encodes MNTNTGRDQINIPANEELIEWLASYGKTKDGGVERLLYTEAWLSAQNALKERMESIGLTSRFDSVGNLFGRLEGSEPEADCVLTGSHIDTVRNGGKYDGAYGIIAGLIAVQRLMTEFGRPKRSIEIVSLCEEEGSRFPITFWGSGHITGRYGLEDGSNIQDHNGISLYEAMKACGFDPARYTSPVRKDIHRFFECHIEQGIVLEKTGSALGIVRHIVGQKRFTIKVNGESNHAGTTPMPFRKDALAVSADIIHFITKTAASTHPDLVATVGQIRAVPNVPNVIAGEALFTLDVRHQDNDILQEYCEEIHRYCLHCEAAYLMSVDMKPWLEVTPAELDPSLFQLACHTADRMNINARTIISGAGHDAQVFAPFCPTSLLFVPSRNGRSHCPEEYTPPEELEKGIELLTSMLYQSAYV
- a CDS encoding pyridoxal-phosphate-dependent aminotransferase family protein; translation: MTYRDLNTPIRTIMTPGPVEVDPRVLRAMSTPIVGQFDPAFTAIMNEVMEMLRQTFQTKNKWAFPVDGTSRSGIEAMLCSIIEPGDNVLVPIFGRFGYLLTEICERYGAEVHTMECPWGEVFEEEQVIKEIERISPKIVALVHGETSTGRMQPMTKIGHACRQAGALFIVDAVASIGGVEIKVDEWEIDGIVGGTQKCLSVPSGMAPLTYNERIEELIRARKKVERGISTEGDREKEGLRSKPFIKSNYLDLSMLQEYWGPRRLNHHTEATTMLYALREGLRIVLEEGLEYRFERHKHHESALIKGLEAMGLQIFGNPACKLPTVTCVTIPSEIDGESVRRMLLDEFGIEIASSFGLLQGKIWRIGTMGYSCRKENILRTLSALEAVLIRHGTDIQPGKALQAALDSYGVQTFRKSAQH
- the allB gene encoding allantoinase AllB — protein: MNGTLDLIIKQASVVLESGILQKDIGIKNGKVVSIEDTLSQPAADVYDASGLHLFPGMIDTHVHFNEPGREEWEGFATGSRMMAAGGATMFFDMPLNGIPSTTTRGALIEKQRVAAQKSLIDFRLWGGLVPGNEHHLASMAEEGVIGFKAFLSETGNDEFEAVDDHTLIQGMKEIAKTGKVLALHAESGPMTAFLTKEFSKRGNGTPEEYLASRPVEAELEAVERAIYYAEIVKCPLHFVHISSKRSLERIEAAKAKGMDITVETCAHYLLFNHIALKQKGAIAKCAPPLRSEEEQKELIELVMEERFDFITSDHSPCPPDMKSSDNLFESWGGISGGQFTLLSMVELAVTYNIPFEKIASLTAGNAARRFQLENKGHIRIGNDADFALVNTRRPFTVTEDNFRAKHKHSIYMGHTFPCTIEASLSRGRMVFKQDYEKQRTH